The following are from one region of the Carassius auratus strain Wakin chromosome 43, ASM336829v1, whole genome shotgun sequence genome:
- the myo7aa gene encoding myosin VIIAa isoform X3 produces the protein MKGAKAQGWDEKTHKLSYRYLTLVQGDYVWLDLKTGGEFEVPIGAVVKLCDSGQIQVLDDEGTEHWISPQNATNIKPMHPTSIHGVEDMIRLGDLNEAGILRNLLIRYREHLIYTYTGSILVAVNPYQLLPIYTADQIRLYTNKKIGEMPPHIFAIADNCYFNMQRNNKDQCCIISGESGAGKTESTKLILQFLAAISGQHSWIEQQVLEANPILEAFGNAKTIRNDNSSRFGKYIDIHFNKRGAIEGAKIEQYLLEKSRVCRQARDERNYHIFYCMLKGMTPDQKKKLGLGKASDYTYLTIGNCTVCDGRDDQKEYSNIRSAMKVLMFTDKENWEICKLLAAILHKGNLKYEARTYDNLDACEVVRSSDLSTAAVLLEVDLKDLMNCLTSRTIITRGETVSTPLSIEQALDVRDAFVKGIYGRLFVWIVEKINAAIYKPPSLELKAVRRSIGLLDIFGFENFTVNSFEQLCINFANENLQQFFVRHVFKLEQEEYNLENINWQHIEFTDNQDALDMIAIKPMNIISLIDEESKFPKGTDTTMLNKLNSQHKLNTNYIPPKNTYETQFGIQHFAGVVHYETRGFLEKNRDTLHGDIIQLVHSSKNKFIKQIFQADVAMFLCGYVSGDSLGKPGSHHKGAETRKRSPTLSSQFKRSLELLMRTLSVCQPFFVRCIKPNEFKKPMLFDRELCVRQLRYSGMMETIRIRRAGYPIRYTFVEFVDRYRVLMPGVKPAYKQEDLRGTCERIAEAVLGRDDDWQMGKTKIFLKDHHDMLLEIERDKAITDKVILIQKVVRGFKDRSNFLKMKKSAMLIQKSWRGYYCRKNYGAMRGGFSRLQALYRSRKLYQTYHITRQRITLFQGRCRGHLVRRAFRHRLWAVITIQAYTRGMIARRLYKRLKGEYRRRLEAEKMRLAEEQKFRNQMSARKAKEEAEKKHQERLALLAREDAERERKEREEARRKKEMLDQMEKARHEPVNDSEMVDKMFGFLGTTNSFPGQEGQAPAGFEDLERTHRELEEEDLDEALPLPEDDVEDLSEYKFAKFSATYFQGTTTHTYVRRPLKQPLLFHEDEGDQLAALAVWITILRFMGDLPEPKYHTAISDGSEKIPVMTKIYETLGKKTYKRELQALQGEGENSHTESHKKSSVRHKLVSLTLKKKSKITEEVTKRLNDGEYTVHGNSMLEDRPTSNLEKLHFIIGNGILRPGLRDEIYCQICKQLTQNPSKSSHARGWILMSLCVGCFAPSEKFVKYLRNFISEGPPGYAPYCEERLRRTFVNGTRAQPPSWLELQATKSKKPIMLPVTFMDGTTKTLLTDSATTAMELCNALSDKISLQDRFGFSLYIALFDKVSSLGSGNDHVMDAVSQCEQYAKEQGAQERNAPWRLFFRKEIFTPWHDPTEDSVATNLIYQQIVRGVKFGEYRCDRKEDLVELASQQYYVDYGSEILVERLLSLIPSYIPDREISSAKTVERWAQFIMAAHKKGIYTQKRVDPQKVKEEVVEFARYKWPLLFSRFYEAFKFSGPSLPKNEVIVAVNWTGVYFVDEQEQVLLELSFPEITAVSSSSGGKHQAQSFTLATIKGDEYTFSSSNAEDIRDLVVTFLEGLRKRSKFVVALQDNPAGDDSTFLSFLKGDLILLDQDTGEQVMTSGWAHGINDRTKQKGDFPADCVYVLPTVVRPPSDVVALITMTPDQRQESIRISHVPVMETEERIKPYTLEEFSYDHFRPPPKHTLSRVMITKNRGKDKLWCCTREPIKQALLKKCVGHEELSQEACMAFIAIMKYMGDYPSKRTRSVNELTDQIFETALKAEPLKDEIYCQIIKQMTENHVKYSEEKGWELLWLCAGLFPPSNVLLPHVQRFLQSKKHHPLAPDCMQRLQKALRNGSRKYPPHLVEVEAIQHKTTQIFHKVYFPDDTDEAFEVESSTKAKDFCLNISGRLLLKSPDGFSLFVKISDKVISVPEGDFFFDFVRHLTDWIKKARPAKDGIVPSLTYQVFFMKKLWTSTVPGKDSFADSIFHYYQELPKYLRGYHKCSREEVFQLGAMIYRVKFEDDKSHFPSIPKMLKELIPQDLIRQLSPDDWKRSIVAYFNRHAGKSREEAKLMFLKIIFKWPTFGSAFFEVKQTTEPHFPEILLIAINKYGVSLIDPKNKDILTTYPFTKISNWSSGNTYFHITIGNLVQGSKLLCETSLGYKMDDLLTSYISQMLTTMSKQRNSRGHSK, from the exons ATGAAGGGAGCTAAAGCACAGGGATGGGATGAGAAAACACACAAACTGAGTTACAGATATCTCACATTAGTACAG GGCGACTATGTCTGGCTGGACCTGAAGACAGGAGGGGAGTTTGAGGTCCCGATCGGAGCCGTGGTCAAGCTCTGTGATTCGGGGCAGATCCAGGTCCTGGATGATGAAGGAACT GAACACTGGATCTCTCCTCAAAATGCCACCAACATCAAGCCGATGCACCCCACCTCCATCCACGGGGTGGAGGACATGATTCGACTGGGGGATCTGAACGAGGCGGGAATCCTCCGAAACCTTCTCATCCGCTACAGAGAGCATCTCATCTAT ACGTACACTGGGTCTATCCTAGTGGCTGTGAACCCGTATCAGCTGCTGCCCATCTATACTGCAGACCAGATTCGCCTCTACACCAACAAGAAGATCGGAGAAATGCCTCCGCACATCTTCGCCATCGCAGACAACTGCTACTTCAACATGCAACGCAACAACAAAGACCAGTGCTGCATCATCAG TGGTGAGTCTGGAGCAGGAAAAACAGAAAGCACCAAGCTGATTCTGCAGTTTCTGGCTGCTATCAGCGGACAGCACTCCTGGATCGAGCAGCAGGTTCTGGAGGCCAATCCCATCTTAGAAG CCTTCGGGAACGCTAAAACCATCCGTAACGACAACTCCAGCCGCTTCGGGAAATACATCGACATCCACTTCAACAAAAGAGGAGCCATAGAGGGAGCAAAGATCGAGCAGTACCTTCTGGAGAAATCCAGAGTGTGTCGACAG GCCCGTGATGAAAGAAACTACcacattttttactgtatgttgAAAGGAATGACGCCTGACCAGAAGAAGAAGCTGGGCTTGGGTAAAGCCTCGGACTACACCTACCTTACCATT GGAAACTGCACTGTTTGTGACGGTCGAGATGATCAGAAGGAGTATTCAAACATCCGTTCAGCCATGAAGGTCCTCATGTTCACAGACAAGGAGAACTGGGAGATCTGTAAGCTGCTAGCTGCTATTCTGCACAAGGGCAACCTGAAGTATGAGG CTCGCACTTATGATAATTTGGACGCCTGTGAGGTCGTGCGAAGCTCAGATCTCTCCACTGCTGCTGTTTTATTAGAG GTGGACCTGAAGGACCTGATGAACTGCTTGACCAGCCGAACCATAATAACCCGTGGAGAGACGGTTTCCACTCCTCTGAGCATTGAACAGGCGCTGGACGTGCGAGACGCTTTCGTTAAG GGCATCTACGGACGCTTGTTTGTGTGGATCGTTGAGAAAATCAATGCAGCCATTTACAAGCCTCCGTCCCTGGAGCTCAAAGCAGTGCGGAGATCCATTGGCCTGCTCGACATTTTCGGCTTCGAGAACTTCactgttaacag CTTTGAGCAGCTGTGCATCAACTTTGCCAATGAAAACCTGCAGCAGTTCTTCGTCCGTCATGTTTTCAAGCTGGAGCAGGAAGAATATAACCTTGAGAACATAAACTGGCAGCACATTGAGTTCACAGACAACCAGGACGCTTTGGACATGATCGCCATAAAGCCCATGAACATCATCTCTCTCATCGACGAGGAGAGCAAGTTTCCCAAG GGAACAGACACCACCATGCTCAACAAACTCAACTCTCAACACAAACTCAACACCAACTACATTCCCCCTAAAAACACCTACGAAACACAGTTCGGGATCCAGCACTTTGCTGGAGTGGTCCACTATGAAACCAGAG gttttCTGGAGAAGAATCGAGACACACTGCACGGTGACATCATTCAGCTCGTGCACTCCTCCAAAAACAAGTTCATCAAGCAGATCTTTCAGGCGGACGTTGCAATG TTTCTGTGTGGTTATGTGTCTGGTGACAGTCTTGGCAAACCAGGTTCACACCATAAG GGGGCGGAGACCAGAAAGCGTTCCCCGACCCTGAGCAGTCAGTTCAAGCGCTCTCTGGAGCTCCTGATGCGCACACTGAGCGTCTGTCAGCCGTTCTTCGTCCGCTGCATCAAACCCAACGAGTTCAAGAAGCCCATG CTCTTCGATCGTGAGCTGTGTGTGCGGCAGCTGCGGTATTCTGGGATGATGGAAACCATCCGGATTCGCCGGGCCGGATACCCCATCCGTTACACTTTCGTCGAGTTTGTGGACAGATACCGTGTTTTGATGCCTGGAGTGAAACCTGCTTACAAACAA GAGGACCTGAGAGGAACCTGTGAGCGTATCGCTGAAGCCGTACTGGGTCGTGATGATGACTGGCAGATGGGAAAGACCAAGATATTCCTGAAG GACCATCATGACATGCTGCTGGAGATCGAGAGAGACAAGGCCATAACTGATAAGGTCATTCTCATTCAGAAGGTTGTCCGAGGATTCAAGGACAG ATCTAACTTCCTGAAGATGAAGAAATCAGCAATGTTGATCCAGAAATCATGGAGGGGTTATTACTGTCGGAAGAACTATGGAGCG ATGCGCGGTGGTTTCTCACGTCTGCAGGCCTTGTATCGCTCTCGTAAACTCTACCAGACGTACCACATCACACGACAGAGGATCACTCTGTTCCAGGGCCGCTGTAGAGGACACCTGGTGCGCCGGGCGTTTCGGCACCGCCTCTGGGCCGTCATCACCATCCAGGCGTACACCAGGGGCATGATCGCCCGCCGGCTCTACAAAAGACTTAAAGGAGAG TACCGGCGGCGTTTGGAGGCAGAGAAGATGCGACTAGCAGAAGAGCAGAAGTTCAGGAATCAGATGAGCGCCAGGAAGGCCAAAGAAGAAGCCGAAAAGAAGCATCAGGAACGACTGGCACTTCTGGCACGAGAGGATGCTGAGCGCGAGAGGAAGGAGCGAGAGGAGGCGCGGAGGAAAAAGGAAATGTTGGACCAGATGGAGAAAGCGCGACATGAGCCCGTCAACGACTCTGAGATGGTGGACAAGATGTTCGGCTTCTTGGGAACCACGAACTCGTTCCCTGGACAGGAAGGTCAAGCGCCGGCTGGGTTTGAG GACCTGGAGCGAACACACAGGGAGCTCGAGGAGGAAGACCTGGATGAAGCACTTCCTCTCCCAGAGGATGATGTGGAAGATTTGTCCGAGTACAAATTTGCCAAGTTTTCAGCCACGTATTTCCAGGGCACGACCACACACACTTATGTGCGCCGGCCGCTCAAACAGCCCTTACTGTTTCACGAAGACGAGGGAGATCAGCTG GCGGCTCTGGCCGTGTGGATCACCATTCTCCGCTTCATGGGTGACCTCCCAGAACCCAAATACCACACGGCCATCAGCGACGGCAGCGAGAAGATCCCTGTCATGACCAAGATCTACGAGACGCTCGGCAAGAAGACCTACAAGAGAGAGCTGCAGGCTCTGCAGGGAGAAGGAGAG AACTCACACACTGAAAGTCACAAGAAGAGCAGTGTGCGTCACAAGCTGGTGTCGCTCACCCTGAAGAAGAAGTCCAAGATCACAGAGGAG GTGACCAAGCGTCTGAATGATGGTGAATACACAGTTCATGGAAACAGCATGCTGGAGGACCGACCCACATCCAACCTGGAGAAACTGCACTTCATCATCGGCAACGGCATCCTTCGGCCAGGCCTGAG AGATGAGATCTACTGTCAGATCTGTAAGCAGCTGACCCAGAATCCCTCTAAAAGCAGTCACGCCCGCGGCTGGATCCTCATGTCTCTGTGTGTCGGCTGCTTCGCTCCCTCTGAGAAGTTTGTGAAG TATTTGAGGAACTTCATCAGTGAAGGACCTCCGGGTTACGCTCCCTACTGCGAGGAGAGACTGAGGAGAACGTTTGTAAACGGAACAAGAGCACAGCCGCCCTCCTGGCTAGAGCTTCAG GCCACGAAATCAAAGAAGCCGATAATGCTGCCTGTGACATTTATGGATGGAACCACAAAAACCCTGTTGACGGATTCAGCGACCACAGCCATGGAGCTCTGCAACGCACTGTCCGACAAGATCAGCCTCCAGGATCGATTCGGCTTCTCCCTGTACATCGCTTTGTTTGATAAG GTTTCGTCTCTGGGCAGCGGTAATGATCACGTGATGGACGCCGTGTCTCAGTGTGAGCAGTACGCTAAAGAGCAGGGCGCGCAGGAGCGCAACGCCCCCTGGAGGCTGTTCTTCAGGAAGGAGATATTCACGCCGTGGCACGACCCGACGGAGGACAGCGTCGCTACCAACCTCATCTACCAGCAGATCGTGCGCGGCGTCAAGTTCGGCGAATACCGCTGCGATCGG AAGGAGGATCTGGTGGAGCTGGCGTCGCAGCAGTATTACGTGGACTACGGCTCTGAGATCCTTGTGGAGCGCCTGTTGAGTCTTATTCCATCCTACATCCCCGACAGAGAGATCAGCTCGGCCAAAACCGTGGAGAGATGGGCTCAGTTCATCATGGCTGCGCACAAAAAG GGCATCTACACCCAGAAGAGGGTCGACCCTCAGAAAGTGAAGGAGGAAGTGGTGGAATTCGCTCGTTATAAGTGGCCTTTGTTATTCTCAAGATTCTATGAGGCCTTTAAATTTTCAG GTCCTAGTCTACCCAAGAACGAAGTGATCGTGGCTGTAAACTGGACTGGCGTTTACTTCGTGGATGAGCAGGAGCAGGTTCTTCTGGAGCTTTCTTTCCCAGAGATCACTGCAGTGTCCAGCAGCAG TGGAGGGAAGCATCAGGCCCAGAGCTTCACATTGGCCACCATCAAAGGAGACGAGTACACGTTCAGCTCCAGTAACGCAGAGGACATTCGGGACCTGGTGGTCACCTTCCTAGAGGGGCTCAGGAAGAGATCCAAGTTTGTTGTGGCCTTACAGGACAACCCAG CCGGCGATGATTCGACGTTCCTCAGCTTCCTGAAAGGTGACCTCATTCTGTTGGACCAGGACACGGGCGAGCAGGTCATGACGTCCGGCTGGGCTCACGGGATCAACGACAGAACCAAGCAGAAAGGAGATTTCCCTGCCGACTGTGTTTATGTGCTGCCTACAGTCGTCAGACCTCCATCTGATGTCGTG GCTTTGATTACGATGACACCAGACCAACGGCAGGAGTCGATCCGGATTTCCCATGTTCCTGTGATGGAGACGGAGGAGAGGATAAAGCCGTACACGCTGGAGGAATTCTCCTATGACCACTTCAG GCCTCCTCCCAAACACACGCTCAGTAGAGTGATGATCACCAAGAACCGTGGGAAGGACAAACTGTGGTGCTGCACACGAGAACCCATCAAACAGGCGCTGCTGAAGAAGTGTGTGGGCCACGAGGAGCTTTCCCAGGAGGCCTGCATGGCCTTCATTG CTATAATGAAGTATATGGGCGATTATCCGTCCAAGCGCACGCGGTCTGTGAACGAGCTCACAGATCAGATCTTCGAGACTGCGCTGAAGGCAGAGCCTCTAAAAGATGAGATCTACTgccagatcatcaaacaaatgaCTGAAAACCATGTCAA gtacAGTGAGGAGAAGGGCTGGGAGTTGCTCTGGTTGTGTGCCGGTCTCTTTCCTCCCAGTAACGTCCTCTTGCCGCACGTTCAGAGGTTTCTACAGTCGAAGAAACACCATCCGCTGGCTCCTGACTGCATGCAGAGACTGCAGAAAGCTTTACG GAACGGTTCCCGCAAGTATCCGCCGCACCTTGTGGAGGTGGAGGCTATTCAGCACAAGACCACACAGATCTTTCACAAAGTCTACTTCCCCGACGACACTGATGAG gcgtTTGAGGTGGAGTCCAGCACGAAGGCCAAAGACTTCTGTCTGAACATCTCCGGCAGACTGCTGCTCAAATCACCCGACGGCTTCAGTCTGTTCGTCAAGATCTCTGATAAG gTGATAAGTGTTCCTGAAGGTGATTTCTTCTTCGACTTTGTTCGCCATTTGACAGACTGGATCAAGAAAGCCAGACCCGCTAAAGATG GTATCGTGCCTTCATTGACCTACCAGGTGTTTTTCATGAAGAAGTTGTGGACGAGCACTGTTCCTGGCAAAGACTCCTTCGCAGACTCCATCTTCCATTATTATCAG GAACTTCCCAAGTATCTGCGCGGATATCACAAATGCTCCAGAGAAGAGGTTTTCCAGCTCGGTGCTATGATCTACCGAGTCAAATTCGAGGATGACAAATCCCACTTTCCCAGCATTCCCAAGATGCTGAAGGAGCTGATTCCTCAGGACCTGATTCGGCAGCTCTCGCCCGACGACTGGAAAAGG TCGATTGTGGCGTACTTCAACCGGCATGCTGGGAAATCAAGGGAGGAAGCCAAGCTGATGTTTCTGAAGATCATCTTTAAATGGCCCACGTTTGGCTCGGCCTTTTTTGAAGTGAAG CAAACCACAGAGCCACACTTCCCTGAGATCCTGTTGATAGCCATCAATAAATATGGAGTCAGTCTGATCGACCCCAAGAACAAG GATATTTTAACCACGTACCCCTTCACTAAGATCTCCAACTGGAGCAGCGGGAACACGTACTTCCACATAACTATCGGCAACCTGGTTCAGGGCAGCAAGCTTCTGTGCGAGACGTCACTG GGCTACAAGATGGACGACCTGTTGACGTCCTACATCAGTCAGATGCTGACCACTATGAGCAAGCAGCGCAATTCACGCGGCCACAGCAAGTGA